The following proteins are encoded in a genomic region of Pseudodesulfovibrio mercurii:
- a CDS encoding chemotaxis protein CheA, with protein sequence MSGDDLNRQIFKEEAYDLLIELEGALLELEEAPDDMDLVNQIFRALHTIKGSGSMFGFEEIAAFTHEVETVFDMVRNGDVQATPVLCSLALRSRDQIRAMLEAEDDEPVAPEAMRDILDGLRAFVEGLDEAAPGEAAEPAPESVAEEPAEPEAESATDDASNATLHRYAVTLRPLGGEVDAEAVEAFFEELERLGTLKVESGHRDTGHGWELSLESEAACDDVQDVFFFLDANLKVEVRELDETPEPASVATPEPTSESVSEPVSEPDEGAAESAPSGKHRPAAPVASFVDEEEESVRIPMIGEMLVESGDLTYADVAEALTSQKGGVDKPLGQILTESGKVPADKVDNAVRRQGEAREQVAGKKRQEALSSIRVAADKLDYLVDLVGELVIVQAQITQVVSERHDAALTLLAEELERLSDELRDSTLGIRMLPIGTSFSKFRRLVRDLSGDLGKQITLSTSGAETELDKTVIERLGDPLVHLLRNSIDHGIELPQERVAKGKPPQGNIMLSAEHSGGEVLIRITDDGKGMSSEMIREKGIERGLISKDAELTEKELLKLIFEPGFSTAKVVTSVSGRGVGMDVVKRAIDSLRGTIDIDSKPNAGTTITIRLPLTLAIIDGLQVRVENEFYVIPLSLVEECVELSRAEVEESGSGQRILHLRGEIVPYIHIREWFDIEGENPPIEQIVITGVEGSRVGIVVDTVIGEHQTVIKSLGRVYKDVEGISGATIKGDGSIALILDVPGLIRRVIAESR encoded by the coding sequence ATGTCCGGAGACGACCTGAACAGGCAGATATTCAAGGAGGAAGCCTACGACCTCCTGATCGAACTCGAGGGCGCCCTGCTCGAACTCGAGGAAGCTCCCGACGATATGGATCTGGTCAACCAGATATTTCGGGCCCTGCATACCATCAAGGGGTCCGGTTCCATGTTCGGGTTCGAGGAGATCGCCGCTTTCACCCACGAGGTGGAGACGGTCTTCGACATGGTCCGCAACGGCGACGTCCAGGCCACCCCGGTCCTGTGCAGCCTGGCTCTGCGCTCCCGCGACCAGATCCGGGCCATGCTCGAAGCCGAGGACGACGAGCCCGTGGCCCCGGAGGCCATGCGGGACATCCTCGACGGGTTGCGCGCCTTTGTCGAGGGGCTCGACGAGGCGGCCCCCGGCGAGGCGGCCGAACCCGCGCCCGAGTCCGTTGCCGAGGAACCGGCCGAACCCGAGGCCGAATCCGCAACCGACGACGCGTCCAACGCCACCCTGCATCGCTATGCCGTGACCCTCCGTCCCCTGGGCGGCGAGGTGGACGCCGAGGCGGTGGAGGCATTTTTCGAGGAACTGGAGCGGCTCGGGACCCTCAAGGTCGAGTCGGGCCACCGGGACACCGGCCACGGCTGGGAACTCTCCCTGGAGAGCGAGGCCGCCTGCGACGATGTCCAGGACGTGTTCTTCTTTTTGGACGCGAACCTCAAGGTCGAGGTCCGGGAGCTGGACGAAACCCCTGAACCGGCCTCCGTTGCGACCCCCGAACCGACCTCCGAATCTGTTTCCGAACCCGTTTCCGAACCGGACGAGGGGGCGGCCGAGTCCGCTCCGTCCGGCAAGCACAGGCCCGCCGCCCCGGTGGCCAGCTTCGTGGACGAGGAAGAGGAGTCCGTGCGCATCCCCATGATCGGCGAGATGCTCGTGGAGAGCGGGGACCTGACCTATGCGGACGTGGCCGAGGCCCTGACCTCCCAGAAGGGCGGGGTGGACAAGCCGTTGGGCCAGATCCTGACCGAGTCGGGCAAGGTCCCGGCGGACAAGGTGGACAACGCGGTCCGGCGGCAGGGCGAGGCCCGCGAGCAGGTGGCCGGGAAGAAGCGCCAGGAGGCCCTGAGCAGCATCCGGGTGGCGGCGGACAAGCTCGACTACCTGGTGGACCTGGTGGGCGAACTGGTCATCGTCCAGGCGCAGATCACCCAGGTGGTCAGCGAGAGGCACGACGCGGCCCTGACCCTTCTGGCCGAGGAGCTGGAGCGCTTGAGCGACGAGTTGCGCGACTCCACGCTGGGCATCCGCATGCTGCCCATCGGCACCTCCTTCAGCAAGTTCCGGCGGCTGGTGCGCGACCTTTCGGGCGACCTGGGCAAGCAGATCACCCTGTCCACCAGCGGCGCCGAGACCGAGCTGGACAAAACGGTCATCGAGCGGCTGGGCGACCCCCTGGTCCACCTGCTGCGCAACTCCATCGACCACGGCATCGAGCTGCCCCAGGAGCGGGTGGCCAAGGGCAAGCCCCCGCAGGGCAACATCATGCTCTCGGCCGAACACTCGGGCGGCGAGGTGCTCATTCGCATCACCGACGACGGCAAGGGCATGTCCAGCGAGATGATCCGCGAGAAGGGCATCGAGCGGGGGCTGATCTCCAAGGACGCCGAACTGACCGAGAAGGAGCTGCTCAAGCTCATCTTCGAGCCCGGTTTCTCCACGGCCAAGGTGGTGACCAGCGTGTCCGGCCGGGGCGTGGGCATGGACGTGGTCAAGCGCGCCATCGACTCCCTGCGCGGGACCATCGACATCGACTCCAAGCCCAACGCGGGCACGACCATCACCATCCGGCTGCCCCTGACCCTGGCCATCATCGACGGGCTCCAGGTCCGGGTGGAGAACGAATTCTACGTCATCCCCCTGTCCCTGGTGGAGGAGTGCGTGGAGCTGTCCCGCGCCGAGGTGGAGGAGTCCGGCTCCGGGCAGCGCATCCTGCACCTGCGCGGCGAGATCGTGCCGTACATCCACATCCGCGAGTGGTTCGACATCGAGGGCGAGAACCCGCCCATCGAGCAGATCGTCATCACCGGCGTGGAGGGAAGCCGCGTCGGCATCGTGGTGGATACGGTCATCGGCGAGCACCAGACGGTCATCAAGAGCCTGGGCCGCGTGTACAAGGACGTGGAGGGCATCTCCGGAGCGACCATCAAGGGCGACGGGTCCATTGCGTTGATCCTGGACGTGCCCGGCCTGATCCGTCGGGTGATTGCCGAATCCAGATAG
- a CDS encoding protein-glutamate methylesterase/protein-glutamine glutaminase: MRKIRVLIVDDSAVVRQTLEDILSSDPQIEIMGTAVDPYAAAERLKKEVPDVITLDIEMPRMDGLTFLRKIMQQRPIPVVICSSVAGEGTSNAVKALEYGAVEIITKPKVGTKKFLEESKIRLIDKVKAAALAGARPVRPAAPPVQVKPKLSADAVIAKGKPVAMSPTEKVCLVGASTGGTEALRVFLEAQPENCPPIAIVQHMPEHFTAAFANRLNGICRITVKEAADGDAMMRGLALIAPGDKHLLLKRTGNKYYVEVKEGPLVSRHRPSVDVLFRSGARYGGANVVAAIMTGMGDDGAKGMKELKDAGAYTIAQDEASCVVFGMPQEAIKEGGVDKVLSLEKIAPEIVRACG, translated from the coding sequence ATGCGAAAGATTCGAGTTCTCATTGTCGATGATTCCGCGGTCGTCCGGCAGACGCTCGAGGACATCCTGTCGTCCGACCCCCAGATCGAGATCATGGGCACGGCCGTGGACCCTTACGCGGCCGCCGAGCGGCTCAAGAAGGAGGTCCCGGACGTCATCACCCTGGACATCGAGATGCCGCGCATGGACGGGCTGACCTTTTTGCGCAAGATCATGCAGCAGCGGCCCATTCCGGTGGTCATCTGCTCCTCCGTGGCCGGGGAGGGCACCTCCAACGCGGTCAAGGCCCTGGAATACGGGGCCGTGGAGATCATCACCAAGCCCAAGGTGGGGACCAAGAAGTTTCTCGAGGAGTCGAAGATCCGGCTCATCGACAAGGTCAAGGCGGCGGCCCTGGCCGGGGCCCGGCCCGTGCGCCCGGCGGCCCCGCCGGTCCAGGTCAAGCCCAAGCTCAGCGCGGACGCGGTCATCGCCAAGGGCAAGCCCGTGGCCATGTCCCCAACGGAGAAGGTCTGCCTGGTGGGCGCGTCAACGGGCGGCACCGAGGCGCTGCGCGTCTTTCTCGAGGCCCAGCCCGAGAACTGCCCGCCCATCGCCATCGTCCAGCACATGCCCGAGCACTTCACGGCGGCGTTCGCCAACCGGCTCAACGGCATCTGCCGGATCACGGTCAAGGAGGCGGCGGACGGCGACGCCATGATGCGCGGCCTGGCCCTGATCGCGCCGGGCGACAAGCACCTGCTCCTCAAGCGCACGGGCAACAAGTATTACGTGGAGGTCAAGGAGGGTCCCTTGGTCTCGCGGCACCGGCCCTCGGTGGACGTGCTCTTCCGCTCGGGGGCGCGGTACGGCGGGGCCAACGTGGTGGCCGCCATCATGACCGGCATGGGCGACGACGGGGCCAAGGGCATGAAGGAGCTCAAGGACGCCGGGGCGTACACCATCGCCCAGGACGAGGCCAGCTGCGTGGTCTTCGGCATGCCCCAGGAGGCCATCAAGGAAGGCGGCGTGGACAAGGTCCTGTCCCTGGAAAAGATCGCGCCGGAGATTGTTCGAGCCTGCGGCTGA
- a CDS encoding DUF190 domain-containing protein: MKLLEKAERIRIYIGEDDKFDGQPLADAIVRRARELGLAGATVYRGLMGFGANSLIHTSKILRLSEDLPVVVEVVDHPDKLKPLLDQLDGMLREGMVTREEVDVIAYRHS, translated from the coding sequence ATGAAACTGCTCGAAAAGGCGGAACGCATCAGAATCTACATCGGCGAGGACGACAAGTTCGACGGCCAGCCCCTGGCCGACGCCATCGTCCGCCGGGCCCGCGAACTGGGCCTGGCCGGGGCCACGGTCTACCGGGGGCTGATGGGCTTCGGGGCCAACTCCCTGATCCACACCAGCAAGATCCTGCGCCTGTCCGAAGACCTGCCCGTGGTCGTGGAGGTGGTGGACCACCCGGACAAGCTCAAGCCCCTGCTCGACCAGCTCGACGGCATGCTCAGGGAAGGCATGGTCACCCGCGAAGAGGTGGACGTCATCGCCTACCGCCACAGCTAG
- the crcB gene encoding fluoride efflux transporter CrcB: MTKILYLSLGGAAGTLSRYFLSGVAQRMAGGSFPAGTFAVNMAGCLLFGAVWGFFENRLLPGSEVRLLVLTGFMGAFTTFSTYMFETANLVKSAQMAMALVNVVGQSVAGLALVLTGIALGRLL; encoded by the coding sequence CTGACCAAAATTCTCTATCTTTCTCTGGGCGGGGCCGCCGGGACCCTGTCGCGCTATTTCCTGTCCGGCGTGGCCCAGCGCATGGCGGGCGGCTCCTTTCCGGCGGGCACCTTCGCCGTGAACATGGCCGGCTGCCTGCTCTTCGGCGCGGTCTGGGGGTTCTTCGAGAACCGTCTGCTGCCCGGCAGCGAGGTCCGGCTCCTGGTCCTGACCGGGTTCATGGGCGCCTTCACCACCTTCTCCACCTACATGTTCGAGACCGCGAACCTGGTCAAGTCCGCGCAGATGGCCATGGCCCTGGTCAACGTGGTCGGCCAGTCCGTGGCCGGGCTGGCCCTGGTCCTGACCGGCATCGCCCTGGGCCGCCTGCTCTAA
- a CDS encoding class IV adenylate cyclase, with protein MALECELKYPEADLAALADRLRAAGAGTSGRYFEANTVYDRPDRSLKREGVLLRLRERQGQGVLTVKRPPANPVPSALKVFEEIETGVDDPSALAQALEAVGFVPAFRYEKVREKWRYMGCVVCLDHLPFGDFAEIEGEEASVPACAAALGLDPNRTTKATYHGLNLEYRLAKGLEPDENFVFEPGERAALLDEIENL; from the coding sequence ATGGCGCTGGAGTGCGAATTGAAATATCCGGAGGCCGACCTGGCCGCCCTGGCCGACCGGCTGCGCGCGGCCGGGGCCGGGACCTCGGGCCGCTACTTCGAGGCCAACACGGTCTACGACCGGCCCGACCGCTCCCTGAAGCGGGAGGGCGTCCTGCTCCGATTGCGCGAGCGCCAGGGGCAGGGGGTGCTCACGGTCAAGCGGCCGCCCGCGAACCCGGTGCCGTCGGCGCTCAAGGTCTTCGAGGAGATCGAGACCGGGGTGGACGATCCCTCGGCCCTGGCCCAGGCCCTGGAGGCCGTTGGCTTTGTCCCGGCCTTCCGCTACGAGAAGGTCCGCGAGAAGTGGCGCTACATGGGTTGCGTGGTCTGCCTGGACCATCTGCCCTTCGGGGATTTCGCGGAGATCGAGGGGGAAGAGGCCTCGGTCCCGGCCTGCGCCGCCGCTCTGGGCCTGGACCCGAACCGGACCACCAAGGCCACCTACCACGGCCTGAACCTGGAGTACCGGCTTGCGAAGGGGCTGGAACCGGACGAGAATTTCGTCTTCGAGCCGGGCGAACGCGCGGCCCTGCTGGACGAAATTGAGAATCTTTGA
- the clpS gene encoding ATP-dependent Clp protease adapter ClpS — protein MSDPFTGDRSDSELLGQHEVKEPKKYKVLLHNDDYTTMDFVVEILVRVFHRTEAQATAIMLSVHNQGYGVCGVYTAEVAETKVDLVHRLAKSAGFPLKCSMEGE, from the coding sequence ATGAGCGACCCTTTTACCGGGGACCGGTCCGATTCGGAACTTCTTGGTCAACACGAGGTCAAGGAGCCGAAGAAGTACAAGGTCCTGCTGCATAATGACGATTATACGACCATGGATTTCGTGGTCGAGATTCTGGTGCGCGTCTTTCACCGGACCGAGGCGCAGGCGACGGCCATCATGCTCTCCGTGCATAACCAGGGGTACGGGGTGTGCGGCGTGTATACCGCCGAGGTGGCCGAAACCAAGGTGGACCTGGTGCACCGGCTGGCCAAGAGCGCGGGCTTTCCGCTCAAGTGCAGCATGGAAGGTGAATAG
- the clpA gene encoding ATP-dependent Clp protease ATP-binding subunit ClpA has translation MLSKELESALTSAVNEVKRRNHEFLTLEHLLYAISIGEQGEEILEACGAEMERLRDQLGRFFVENMESLPEGTESEVIQTLGVRRVLQRAVWQKKASGKTTVEVGDVLAAMFDEEDSYAVYFLRTHDVSRLDILEFISHGMSMSEDWNDMGDDQPSKADPLEGRPGEKKSPLKEFTVNLTDRASHGLIDPLIGRTQELERTIQVLSRRRKNNPIFVGDPGVGKTAMAEGLALMIVEGKVPKEFINAEVYSLDMGSLLAGTKYRGDFEARLKGVLAELKQNRDAILFVDEIHTIVGAGSVSGGSMDASNILKPLLQSGEIRCIGSTTFEEYKNHFEKDRALSRRFQKIEIAEPTVEETIAILKGLQSHYEQFHGVNYTHFALKAAAELSERHITDRYLPDKAIDVMDEVGALYKLSGRPRKGDRIKVADVEKVVARMARIPARRLTMSDRERLKSLESDLKAVVFGQDEAVAALAKSIKRSRAGMRQAGRPVGSFLLTGPTGVGKTELARQLAKVLGIGFLRFDMSEYMEKHAVARLIGAPPGYVGFDQGGLLTEGVRKKPHCVVLFDEIEKAHPDVFNILLQVMDYATLTDNNGRKADFRHVILLMTSNAGAREMSKGAIGFKRDENSDRQGEAMKALEKLFSPEFRNRLDATVTFHSLEQPVMEQIVDKFMKELNDQLQDRRVVVVLTDKARARLAELGHDATMGARPMGRVIQTEIKDVIADELLFGSLTKGGVVTVDAAAKRKRSGKKPVSGESGEFTFSFDDVGPKQ, from the coding sequence ATGCTGAGCAAGGAACTGGAAAGTGCGTTGACCTCCGCGGTCAACGAGGTGAAGCGTCGGAACCACGAGTTCCTGACGCTCGAACACCTGCTGTACGCCATCTCCATCGGAGAGCAGGGCGAGGAGATCCTCGAGGCCTGCGGCGCGGAGATGGAACGGCTCAGGGACCAGCTCGGGCGATTCTTCGTGGAGAACATGGAGTCCCTGCCCGAGGGAACCGAATCCGAGGTCATCCAGACGCTCGGCGTGCGCCGCGTGTTGCAGCGCGCCGTGTGGCAGAAGAAGGCCTCGGGCAAGACCACCGTGGAGGTGGGCGACGTTCTGGCGGCCATGTTCGACGAGGAGGATTCCTACGCGGTCTACTTCCTGCGCACCCACGACGTCTCCCGGCTCGACATCCTGGAGTTCATTTCCCACGGCATGTCCATGAGCGAGGACTGGAACGACATGGGCGACGACCAGCCGTCCAAGGCCGATCCCCTGGAGGGCCGTCCCGGCGAGAAGAAGAGCCCGCTAAAGGAGTTCACGGTCAACCTGACCGACCGGGCCTCCCACGGCCTCATCGACCCGCTCATCGGCCGGACCCAGGAGCTGGAGCGGACCATCCAGGTCCTGTCCCGGCGGCGCAAGAACAACCCCATCTTCGTGGGCGATCCCGGCGTGGGCAAGACCGCCATGGCCGAGGGGCTGGCCCTGATGATCGTCGAGGGCAAGGTGCCCAAGGAGTTCATCAACGCCGAGGTCTACAGCCTGGACATGGGCTCGCTGCTCGCGGGCACCAAGTACCGGGGCGACTTCGAGGCGCGGCTCAAGGGGGTTCTGGCCGAACTCAAGCAGAACCGCGACGCCATCCTGTTCGTGGACGAGATCCACACCATCGTGGGCGCGGGCTCGGTCTCGGGCGGGTCCATGGACGCCTCCAACATCCTCAAGCCCCTGTTGCAGTCGGGCGAGATCCGCTGCATCGGCTCGACCACCTTCGAGGAGTACAAGAACCATTTCGAGAAGGACCGCGCCCTGTCGCGTCGGTTCCAGAAGATCGAGATCGCCGAGCCCACCGTTGAGGAGACCATCGCCATCCTCAAGGGCCTGCAGTCCCACTACGAGCAGTTCCACGGGGTCAACTACACCCACTTCGCCCTCAAGGCGGCGGCGGAACTGTCCGAGCGGCACATCACCGACCGCTACCTGCCGGACAAGGCCATCGACGTCATGGACGAGGTCGGCGCGCTGTACAAGCTGTCCGGCCGTCCGCGCAAGGGCGACCGCATCAAGGTGGCCGACGTGGAGAAGGTCGTGGCCCGCATGGCCCGCATCCCGGCCCGGCGGCTGACCATGTCCGACCGCGAGCGGCTCAAGAGCCTGGAAAGCGACCTCAAGGCCGTGGTTTTCGGCCAGGACGAGGCCGTGGCCGCCCTGGCCAAGTCCATCAAGCGCTCCCGCGCGGGCATGCGCCAGGCGGGCCGCCCCGTGGGCAGCTTCCTGCTGACCGGTCCCACCGGCGTGGGCAAGACCGAGCTGGCCCGCCAGCTGGCCAAGGTCCTGGGCATCGGCTTTCTGCGCTTCGACATGTCCGAGTACATGGAAAAGCACGCCGTGGCCCGGCTCATCGGCGCCCCTCCGGGCTACGTGGGCTTCGACCAGGGCGGGCTACTGACCGAGGGCGTGCGCAAGAAGCCGCACTGCGTGGTCCTGTTCGACGAGATCGAGAAGGCCCACCCCGACGTCTTCAACATCCTGCTCCAGGTCATGGACTACGCCACCCTGACCGACAACAACGGGCGCAAGGCGGACTTCAGGCACGTCATCCTGCTGATGACCTCCAACGCGGGGGCGCGGGAGATGTCCAAGGGCGCCATCGGCTTCAAGCGCGACGAGAATTCCGACCGCCAGGGCGAGGCCATGAAGGCGCTGGAAAAGCTCTTCAGCCCCGAGTTCCGCAACCGACTGGACGCCACCGTGACCTTCCACTCCCTGGAACAGCCGGTCATGGAGCAGATCGTGGACAAGTTCATGAAGGAGCTCAACGACCAGCTCCAGGACCGCCGCGTGGTGGTCGTCCTGACCGACAAGGCCCGGGCGCGCCTGGCCGAGCTCGGCCACGACGCGACCATGGGCGCGCGGCCCATGGGCCGGGTCATCCAGACCGAGATCAAGGACGTCATCGCGGACGAATTGCTCTTCGGCTCCCTGACCAAGGGCGGCGTGGTCACCGTGGACGCGGCGGCCAAGAGGAAGCGGTCCGGCAAGAAGCCGGTCAGCGGCGAGTCCGGGGAGTTCACCTTCTCCTTCGACGACGTCGGACCCAAGCAATAG
- the aat gene encoding leucyl/phenylalanyl-tRNA--protein transferase, whose product MTIYRLFDEPVFPDPEEADPDGLLAVGGDLSPQRLLNAYAGGIFPWYAENSPILWWSTNPRLALRPEELHVPRSLRRVLNRGTFTFTLDTRFEAVIRRCACSPRPEQEGTWIVDEMIEAYILLHRLGYAHSVEAWQGDDLVGGLYGVSLGSIFYGESMFHNVPDASKAAFAVFVEQLRKWGFTLIDCQQTTHHLLRFGARELQRFRFMAMLREGLNAPTREGVWRFDEQA is encoded by the coding sequence ATGACCATCTACCGCCTGTTCGACGAACCCGTGTTCCCCGACCCGGAAGAGGCCGATCCGGACGGACTGCTCGCCGTGGGCGGCGACCTGTCTCCCCAGCGGCTGCTGAACGCCTACGCCGGCGGCATCTTCCCGTGGTACGCGGAGAACTCCCCGATCCTGTGGTGGTCCACCAACCCGAGGCTGGCCCTGCGGCCCGAGGAGCTGCACGTGCCGCGCAGCCTGCGCCGGGTGCTCAACAGGGGGACCTTCACCTTCACCCTGGACACCCGCTTCGAGGCGGTCATCCGGCGCTGCGCCTGTTCGCCGCGCCCGGAGCAGGAGGGCACCTGGATCGTGGACGAGATGATCGAGGCCTACATCCTGTTGCACCGGCTGGGCTACGCCCACAGCGTGGAGGCGTGGCAGGGCGACGACCTGGTGGGCGGGCTGTACGGCGTGTCGCTGGGCTCGATCTTCTACGGCGAGTCCATGTTTCACAACGTGCCGGACGCCTCCAAGGCGGCCTTCGCCGTGTTCGTGGAACAGCTCCGGAAGTGGGGGTTCACCCTGATCGACTGCCAGCAGACCACGCACCATCTCCTGCGCTTCGGCGCGCGGGAGTTGCAGCGGTTCCGCTTCATGGCCATGCTGCGCGAAGGGCTGAACGCGCCCACCCGCGAGGGGGTCTGGCGGTTCGACGAGCAGGCGTGA
- the uvrB gene encoding excinuclease ABC subunit UvrB translates to MPDFELVSEYTLKGDQPQAVAELVAGLGAGVRDQVLLGATGTGKTFTMANVVATLNRPALVLAPNKTLAAQLYTEFRGLFPHNAVEYFVSYYDYYQPEAYLPHSDVYIEKDSSINDDIDKLRHAATHALLTRKDVLIVASVSCIYGLGSPDFYAKMVIPVEEGQTMAMESLLGRLVEIHYERNDYDFHRGTFRVRGDVVEIIPAYSREKALRIEFFGDEIDSISETDPLTGEVKDRLRKTVIYPGSHFVSDRDNLDRAMHDIRDELQSRLAYLKRGNKLVEAQRLEQRTQYDLETIEELGYCNGIENYSRHLDGRVEGQPPATLLDYFPDDFILFVDESHIALPQVGGMYRGDRSRKTTLVDFGFRLPSALDNRPLNYEEFQERIHQAVYVSATPGPLELDLAQGVVVEQIIRPTGLLDPQIEVRKTQGQIDDLLAECKKRQSRDERVLVTTLTKRMAEDLNDYLNQMGVQSRYLHSDIDTLERMAIIQALREGEFFVLVGINLLREGLDIPEVSLVAILDGDKEGFLRSTRSLVQTFGRAARNADGRVILYADKVTDSMAEAMGETERRREKQEAYNREHGITPTTIRKKVDNLFGDLGGHGDHGGTVAPAAEDGVDYGADQKTLNKTVKRLEREMREAAKELEFERAAELRDRIARIRERMLELG, encoded by the coding sequence ATGCCGGATTTCGAACTCGTCAGCGAATATACCCTCAAGGGCGACCAGCCCCAGGCCGTGGCCGAACTCGTGGCCGGGCTGGGCGCGGGCGTCCGGGACCAGGTCCTGCTCGGGGCCACGGGCACGGGCAAGACCTTCACCATGGCCAACGTGGTGGCCACGCTCAACCGTCCGGCCCTGGTCCTGGCCCCGAACAAGACCCTGGCCGCCCAGCTCTACACCGAGTTCCGGGGCCTCTTTCCGCACAATGCGGTTGAATATTTCGTCAGTTATTACGACTATTACCAGCCGGAAGCCTACCTGCCGCACTCGGACGTGTACATCGAGAAGGACTCGTCCATCAACGACGACATCGACAAGTTGCGCCATGCGGCCACCCACGCGCTGTTGACGCGTAAGGACGTGCTCATCGTGGCCTCGGTCTCCTGCATCTACGGTCTGGGCTCGCCCGACTTCTACGCCAAGATGGTCATCCCGGTGGAGGAAGGCCAGACTATGGCCATGGAGTCCCTGCTCGGGCGGCTGGTGGAGATCCACTACGAGCGCAACGACTACGACTTCCACCGGGGCACCTTTCGCGTGCGCGGCGACGTGGTCGAGATCATCCCGGCCTACAGCCGCGAGAAGGCCCTGCGCATCGAGTTCTTCGGCGACGAAATCGACTCCATCTCCGAGACCGACCCGCTGACCGGCGAGGTCAAGGACCGGCTGCGCAAGACGGTCATCTATCCCGGCTCGCACTTCGTGTCCGACCGCGACAACCTGGACCGGGCCATGCACGACATCCGCGACGAGCTCCAGTCCCGGCTGGCCTACCTCAAGCGCGGCAACAAGCTGGTCGAGGCCCAGCGGCTGGAGCAGCGCACCCAATACGACCTGGAGACCATCGAGGAGCTGGGCTACTGCAACGGCATCGAGAACTACTCGCGCCACCTGGACGGCCGGGTGGAGGGCCAGCCGCCCGCGACCCTGCTCGACTATTTCCCGGACGACTTCATCCTCTTCGTGGACGAATCGCACATCGCCCTGCCCCAGGTGGGCGGCATGTACCGGGGCGACCGCTCGCGCAAGACCACCCTGGTGGACTTCGGCTTCCGCCTGCCCTCGGCCCTGGACAACCGGCCGCTCAACTACGAGGAGTTTCAGGAGCGCATCCACCAGGCGGTCTACGTCTCGGCCACCCCCGGCCCGCTGGAGCTGGACCTGGCCCAGGGCGTGGTGGTGGAGCAGATCATCCGGCCCACCGGGCTGCTCGACCCGCAGATCGAGGTGCGGAAAACGCAGGGACAGATTGACGATTTGCTGGCGGAGTGTAAGAAAAGGCAATCGAGGGACGAGCGGGTCCTGGTGACCACGCTGACCAAGCGCATGGCCGAGGACCTGAACGACTATCTGAACCAGATGGGCGTGCAATCCCGGTACCTGCACTCGGACATCGACACCCTGGAGCGCATGGCCATCATCCAGGCGCTCCGGGAAGGCGAGTTCTTCGTCCTGGTGGGCATCAACCTCCTGCGCGAGGGGTTGGACATCCCCGAGGTCTCCCTGGTGGCCATCCTGGACGGCGACAAGGAGGGGTTCCTGCGCTCCACGCGATCCCTCGTCCAGACCTTCGGGCGGGCCGCCCGGAACGCCGACGGACGGGTTATCCTGTACGCGGACAAGGTCACGGACTCCATGGCCGAGGCCATGGGCGAGACCGAGCGCAGGCGGGAGAAGCAGGAGGCGTACAACCGGGAGCACGGCATCACGCCGACGACCATCCGCAAGAAGGTGGACAATCTCTTCGGCGATCTCGGGGGGCATGGCGACCACGGGGGGACCGTGGCTCCGGCCGCCGAGGACGGGGTGGACTACGGCGCGGACCAGAAGACCCTGAACAAGACCGTCAAGCGTCTGGAACGGGAGATGCGCGAGGCCGCCAAGGAACTGGAATTCGAACGGGCCGCGGAACTTCGGGACCGCATCGCCCGCATCCGCGAACGCATGCTGGAGTTGGGGTAA